The Dysidea avara unplaced genomic scaffold, odDysAvar1.4 SCAFFOLD_380, whole genome shotgun sequence DNA segment CTCGTCCAGACAAGATTAGTGGAGCAGACATTAATGCCATCTGTCAAGAGGTGTAGTGTTATGTGTAATACATCCTGCACATATACTAGTGGactatacttcagtctatacccatgactgaattaaggattaagtacagtggcagatctagaaattttcagagggagtTTCAGGTTTAGAAAGTGTTCAATAACTGTTATCCAAGACTGTCCAGCTGGGGTAAATGTTATCTTAGCTCAGTGCCTGTAGCTACATAAGATCTATAGcttaaactagctagcaatgaatcagtaaaaaCACAACAtgtttcacagttgaatctTACCAATCCAGGCCTTGCAaaaagttttgaagcaaaacagcacttgtACTCGTTAAAATGATACTTTTAGAGCTTAACATGCTTAAACACCACAACGgcattttcagtgatttcaaagacaaaagtatgaagtttaggCAGTAGAAAAAGTCCCAACATAGTACCGTATaacgggttattttcgaaggaGTTTAAATTTTCGAATTATTCGAAGAACACAGCTTCTATGAAAATTTAATTCTTTGAATATAAAGCTGCCTTGTGCAAGGTCAGCCGAATTCTGTCCACTGTTAAACACAACACATCATATCATTCCGGTAGAAGAAATACGGAACGAATACATGATATCTCTTTCCATACCTGGCAGCCAAAACACCTTTGCTTTCTTTTAATAGACGTTGCAACAACTACGCCCACAGCAAATCGACAGTAAAGATTACTCATTTCCCATTGGCAAAACCACCTTTCCTATAGTGGAGCAGTCCATGTTTCTTTATAAATAAAATGAAATCTCAATTTCGATTGTACCGCTATGCCTGGTCACCATCGCTTCACTTATTAACATGCatatttacaaaattaatttttgtggcGCTAAGCATGATGATAGAGCATTTGAAAATTATACTTTCGAAATTTATTTTAGCAGCTGCTTTTCGAAAATTTCCCCTTTGAGATTAACTTGTTATGTGGTACACTTATGTATAACTCCTGGTGATTTTGTCACACACACGAATCATAAATCAATTTGGTGCAACCCTCTGTATCCACCACTGAGTGCAGGTGTAGGTAACCTTCCTTTCTTTGATCCCTagtcgaacttaaaattctaaacttttccttatacttgtttataaTTAACAAGCTAGAATATTATTCAGTATTGTTCAACTGCAATGAGCCCTCTGTTCTTGACAATTGTGATGTGTGCTACACTCGACTGCTGTATCATTgttagtgtatgttctattagagtaattgagtataatccaaacaaattcactattTGAACAACAGGTCTAGaaacaatagttgtcaaataACTGAGAACTCACCACACTTGAACTTTAACATGCATTTCAAATCTTGTCCATTATCATCCTACAGGCTGGCATGCATGCAGTGAGAGAGAACAGATATGTAGTACTACCGAAGGATTTTGAGAAGGGATACAAGAACAACACAAAGAAGGACTCTCAGGAACATGACTTCtataagtagtagtagtagccaACTAATGATCTTCGTTGTATTAAAATATTAGAATACTACTGTATAAGGGATattacaagggggtgtcatgtaggtaccgctgtaggtagatctgtgaccgcagtcaaagtcttgaTCCACCgaaattttgctttgacctgtgagtaagagcctttttcaatctttgaccggtgacttagcggTGATATTGGGTGGGAAATATTTGCCCTTGACTATTGACTTGGCAcaaatttggtggccttgacctttgactttgaccacagttgcaggtctacctacagtgagtgcctgtccTTGATATTAAATGTGTTTTCATAATGACTCCTCTAAATGCGATGGGTGTAGTTGAAGTCATAGATATTGTACTAGGTTATGATGTTGTTTTTGTAGCAGTGTCCCCTAAGGTATTCAAATGTGTACGAAGAGAGGTCGCTGGTGCGTGTGGTTTGCGGGCAGGTTGCAGTGCGCACCCCATTAAAGTAAATTAAGTTACACTTCATATCTGACCGACCCGGTGACCTCAGCCAAAAACTCTACGCGAGAATTCCAGCCAGCTCCTCGCCCTACTGAAGATCATACAGtacacactagtactgttgacCGTGAGGTGAGCGACCTTAGTGTTATTGCGCCTGCGCTAGACTAGAAGAGATTTAAAGTCTCCGCTTCCTAGTGAACCTTCACAACTTGTAACTTTAATATTGGTTTAAACGACAGTGGTGCTGTACATGTGTAGCTGTAATCGGAAGAACGGACTTTAGCTAAGTAGCTATTTGGATCAGCCTGTTGGTTGCGAGCCAGGGCTGGTTGCGAACTGAGTACATGTATACACCGAGGTATTCGTTTTATTGCAGCCCACGTGCACCAGATAATAAGCTTCTGGCTTCCTGTTTgtgaaggggcggccgcgccagactattAGGATACATGGTATCACctgcaaggggtagtcactaccaatagtcctgtagaaccatctgtgaGCGGGATCAAAtcgaatcaagcgatcaagagtTAAATTTGGactgaatcaagcaatcaagatgTGCTACAAAGTGGAGATTGAGCTAGCTCGAAAACAAAACGAGAATTTAGGAAAATATGTGTTGaattatcaagcaatcaaaACCCATTTTCAGgtgaaatcaagcaatcaaggtaTAATTTCGTTGATCAAAAACTTTGATCCCAgttgcagatggttctacaggccTATTGGTAGTGGGCTTGACCTGTTAACATACAGCACAGACCAGCCAATTACTGCACTCTTTATAATAAGGACATGTGCTTCAAAAAAGATTAAATGCAGCTGAGTGGTGATTATGCTCCTTTAACAAGTACTTCAGAATTTataattagagtagggacaatagcacatcgataaaaagtactgaaacaagttggagtagcgtatgatattaaatcacagtaaaacaataagaagtgttatatccctactgtgcatttatattatggtatcttgagcacagtagggatataacacttcttttattgtgatttaatatcgtccactactccagcttgtttcagtactttttatcaatgtgctatggtccctactctagttataaattgctttttttttgtttgttaacttttttgtaaataatattactaTGATTGGTGACACATACTACatttgaaatggcaccgcacaccccagctatattgtctgaaaagtgaagtatccattacacttctttgtcagctatgttcaacccgttacacagcagtacgaatcaagagctgttcaaaaagcatctctgcaacccacgcataccgaatGGGTTGGTGCtgtgcgccccagttatataaattatcgtctgaaaagtgaagtatccattacgcttcgttgttggtaatgttcaacccgttacacagcagtacgaatcaaaaactgttttaaaaacacctctgcaattgaagtagccactatgaaaaatacggacgatttttgttacgaagggaagccatcacgtactaccaccaaattgatgggacacaaaggaggacactggtaagtccatgaagaatgcattgtatgtactgcggtatgccaaaaggcacttctcgggttgaagcaatgtcaaacagtgaaaaaatcaagcccatagccttagccgtacacttgtctgaaggaatcaggcagttagtagaaaattctgttgaatgaatttttttttaattccatagcaacttgttgaaagcgtttcgcgtcgatctgaaaacttgtttgggtttagttttacctaaccaatactgcttcatcatcagtgttgggagtaacgtgctacttatgtaatgcgttacgtaatattattacttttgtggtaacaaagtaatataacgaaatacgctataaaaacaggtaataactcaagttactttacttgcaaatgtaatgcgttacctaagtaatatagttactgtaacgaatctaatattacataatattattactaaaagtaacaaagttactaatctcgttagtaacccactgagtaacgcctagccacaacgaagtaatgaagcctactaagtgaggcttattcaccagctacttacttatatcaagacttgcacattgtccaacaacgcaatcatgtcacgtgataaggtggtagtttcacacgtgacagcttaaggctatggacacaaaataatataatatgtaatattattacagttactttattttatgggtaatatgtaactgtaactaaatagttcagttgtaagtaatatgtaatatgtaactagttacttttaaaaagtgacttgcccaacactgttcatcattgtcagggaaaattaagGCTATTGTtagggtgatgttattttgtgggccacgcctactcctttgtggtccctactatacgctactattgtagtgtatgataatAATACTGTGATGTCACAGTGCTCACACATAACCCCCTCATCTGTCTCATCATATCATTAGATATCAGGTTTACGTATCTCTATGGAAACCAACAACATCACTTGTAATTGTAAGTTGAAACATTACTCATAATTATAACAAAGCAATTGAAAACCTTCAGCATAGCTACTCAGTTGACTACATAACCCGCTGTGTACTACTCATGATCAGGTACTCATGAGCCAGTGTTGGCTAATCCTCCTGAcagcaggactagtaacctgcaggagacTGTCACAGGTGAAGAAGGTGTAGACTCCTAAAGTACCAGCAACTTGGCATCAGTGACCATCAAACTTGATTACCAGGTCGATGGTTTGCCATTTAGCTGTGATGTTtcataacacacacactacacacactacatacacaaaagcaaaacaaaaggcaaagccttcAACTGCCATGCTAGCATGGTCGTGCCttcccagtgaaccagcactggtacgcctgtgcactactcaggtgctaggagtcagcatAGAGCAAAGCCTTCAGCACACACACGAACACAAAACACACAATACATACATGGTTCTCCCATCACACATTATGGTTTAGAACTTGATCTTTATGGGAGACCATAGTATGGCTTTATCCACTTTGTGCAGTGTGGTCATTTAGAAGCCATTTGATGTTATAGAGTGTGATGATCAATGACATAGTATTCATATGTGTGAAAGACTTAGACAACTATATTCAAAGTTATTGTAAAACTAGCCTACAACAACTGTGTTATGTGGTCAGCAGATAGATCTATAGATTTTcatgtatatacattgtacAACTGCAGATTCAGTAGCTACATGAAGGGGTGTGTGTGTCTCAGTGTCTGTTAGCATTTGCTGAGGCAACATGATTTGCAGTCTTCTTGGTATACATAGGAGATATTAGTTGTTATATGCTATATGTTCTTCCATCAAAGAACTTCCTCAATTACTAGTGACAGCAGTTAATGTATAGCTAGGATAGTGAAAGTTCTAGCCCTCTGGTGATTCTACTTCCTACATGTTTCAACCCCCATTCTCAAGCAATAAACTGATTTACTGGTATATCAATGTAagtatatccacacaaaaacagccaagctgtgaaaaaatggtgcggccttagaaagcctgggtgaaaaaagttgtgaaatcaaaggtggcggccaagaaatggtgcaatgatgttaatgctaataaattttaacaatgcacacagccattattaaagttttttatcattaacatcattgcagccatttcttgaccaccacctttgatttcacaactttttcacccaggctttgtaaggccgcaccattttttttcacagcttggctgttttgtgtggctttcacttctttttgtattttataggGCCCCAAAACTAGCCTATGGCTgtctttgaggtttgttttatcttcttttctatgtagatcaatgatgattattgaagacagacttataaatgtattgcattgcatgatttgattcaatattattgtaatactctgatagagtgcacatttttaggacttctaatagaacatacatagaatgttctagtacTTCGAGATCTATGAAAATACAAACGTTTGGTTATAAGCTAGAAATTTCATtaaaattaagtgaggtgatcagccaaggggTGCTGGTCACCCCAGGAAAAAATCAGCCAAAGtaacagtggttcagtggttaaggatgcaggccggtgttaggtatggaggtccctggttcgaactctggtaaggttttttcaacattttttgtgcacctttttaccccatggtgactgctctatttagagcatctcaatcccACGATTTTACGCTTGTTTTGGTTTTTGctatgtcactgtaactctattgctattcaaactatcaaaaggcactgctacgatgatcagccaccccaaatgccccatgctggATCCTCCATGAAACCAGCCACCAcctttataataatattattaaattattattaaattttgcTGACTAAGGTGTGCATGGCCATAACTTTATCTAGACTGCTTTGTTGTTTATTATGCAGTTATAGTGCAGTTATATGGTTCATGACCTCATGCTTACTAAGTACTGTGATACAAATGTTGCAGTAGGTATGTACCATGGAAGACATGCAATTGACCAGTAATCAACTTCTTTATGTCTGATATTGATCACGCATAGATGTCATGAAAGATGAGATATGTGCAGGTTTTGACTTAGCTAAAAATCAGTTTGTATTAGTGACAACCTCTAGCTACATCTGTGAGCCATGCTTATGCTGACATATTGGATTGTGCTTGTAATGATGATGAAGCTGGTCTACCTATACCTGATCATTTTTATTAATCATTTGTTAGTTTAGGTATTGTTTATTTCCTAATTGGTACGGCTACATATGATATAAATAATTGTTTATGTAAATTGTTTACTACAGAGCAATCACATAATTGCCAAGCACGAGGCAAATAATCTTGCAGTTTTGAACTTCTGTATAGTTGTTTATTTACTTGTAGAAGTGCATGATGTAAGGtgttgtgtagtgaagtgtggtAAAGGCTGTTGTACTGACACAACAAGTCAATTCCAAATTTCCCATGCTCACATCATGATCATTTAGCATACCACCTTGGTCAGTTCACCTGTATGCACTCCACATTAAAATCTGTATAATGTGCTCATGAGGCAACCAATGCACATGTATATCACCTAGTATATTTTATGACCTATGTaatgtgtgtgcacgtgtacGTACGTGGGTGTGGGTGTGCGTGCATGGTTGCAGTGACATTTTATTGTCACTCTTCTTTGTATAGCATCTTACAAACTCTGGTATGGCAAATGAGAGCACATTTATCAATGATAACAATTTTCCAATGTCATGTCCTAACAATTGTGACAAAGAGGTCACCAGTGAAGATCACTTGGAGGAGCATTTACAAGTGTGTCCATTTGAAAATGTAACATTCCCTCATTGTGGTACTAGAAGAGCTCGAAAACACTTTGAAGAACATGAAATTACCAGGAAATTTGAACCACAGTATTGTCTGCAACGTCAGTTTGATAAGCTACAAGAAGAGCTGGAAGAAATAATCACAAACAAATTTAAGCAAGCTGAAGAGGaacaaagagaaacaaacaaGAGATTTGAGCAGGTTGAACAATCACTGACACTGCAATCAGATAAATTACAGAATCAGATAGCAGCAGATAACAAGAGATTTGAGCAGGTTGAGCCATCACTGAAAGCTTTAACAATGGTAGTAGCTTTAATGTTATTAGTAATTATCTCTATGTCCTCCAGTTCAGGTGTGAAGGGACTAATCAATGTATCAAATGTAACACAACAAATAGATGAACTCAAAACAAACATTACTCAACTAAGGAATGATACAATGGTAACCAAACACTGTATACTGAACAATTACTAGAAGTGAAGGATAAACAAGAGCAACTATTGAATGAACTAAAAACAAACATAGATCAACTAAGGAATGATACGACAATAAATCAAACACTATATCCTAAAATATTGCATGAAGTGAGAGATGAACAAGGTCAAAATCAGCAAGAATTGTTACAGCAATTAAATGAATTAATAGAGAGTAATCATCAACACCAGGTTACAATAGAGGCACAACATGGAATGGTGTTGTCAGGTTTGGAGGAGCTTAACAAGATAAATGTTACACCAGATGTAGGACAGGTAGTACAGATGATGAACAAAGTAGAAGAGGCTTTGAGCTTACTTAACACCAGAATAATTATAAATGACGAACAAGCTATAAATAGAATACAAGAATTAGAAATCAACGTTACATCTTTGCAGTCTGCACTGAACAAACAAATCGAAAAGGTAACACAATTAAACTTTCTGCAAACTAATCTTACACAAGACTTCAAATTAGTTGTTGCTTTATCAAAGAACAtgtcatcacatgatcacaacaCCTGGCCATCAAAATTGTTGTTATTGAGCATGTCATCATACTACAGTGTTGAAGATAAAGTGCTACCAGTTATTGTGAAGATGTCTGATTTTACTGAGAAGATAAAGAATAAACTCAGTGGATACAGTAAACCATTCTTTACTTTTGATGGAGGGCACAGAATGTGTCTACAAGTTGATGATGACGTTGATGGTACTCACATATCAGTGTACCTGTTTCTCATGGAGGGTCCACATGATGATAAACTAAAACGATCAGGTAAATTTCCATTAATGGGAACATTTACAATAGAACTACTCAATCAATTGAATGATGGCAACCATTATACCCGTAGTGTCACATTTGACTCTAGCTGTTTCAGTAATTGTACAAAGAGAGTATTAGAAGGTGATAAAGTTTCTAGGAGGCCTCAGTTTATATATGACAACATAGTACTCCATCATAACAATTACCTCATCAGTGACAATCTCTACTTCAGAATCTCATATAAGGAAAAAAAACACGATATTGGCTGGTCAAAAATGCTAAACCAGTTAAGTAAGTTATCATCACACGGTAATCAGGCAGCACCAGTTATTCTGAAGATGCCTAACTTTGATGAGAAGTTGAAGAACAAAGAAGAATGGTTCAGTGAACCCTTCTTTGTTTCTGAAGGAGAGTATAAAATGAGTCTAATAGTTTATGCTGCTGGTTATAGTGAAGGTGAAGGTACTCACATGTCAGTATTCTTGTACCTCATGAATAGTCCACATCATGAAGACCCATATCACTGGTCTTTAAGAGGAACATTTACAATAGAACTGTACAATCAATGAAATGATAAGAATCATCATATCATGATGGTTAATGGTTCACCTACTGACCGCTGTAGAGGTGCAAATCACCAGCTTGCTATTACTGGCTGTGGACATCCCACTTTTATACAACATTATGAACTTGCAGCAAGTGTGACATCAGATATGAGTTATGTCAGTGGTAACAATATGTATTTTGGAGTCCACTATGAGGACCAGAGAATATCTAAGGTGGCATGTGAGACTAGTAAGCAGTTGGACAAACATCATGAAGGAGAATTGTGGTCCCAGATATCATCAAATGGATATTGGTTGTATGTTGTACCAGTTATACTAGAGGTGTTTAATCTCTCTGAAATAATTAAGAACAAACAAGAATGGCACAGTGATCCCTTCTTTGCTTTTGAGGGAGGATATAAAATTTATTTGAAAGTGTATCCTGCTGGTAATAAAAGTGGTGAAGATGGTCATATATCAGTAGGTCTGGTCCTCATGAAGGGTCCATATGATGATGACCTGGAACAATCAGGTCACTTTCCATTAAGAGGAACATTTACAATAGAACTACTAAACCAACTGAATGATAAGAACCATCATAGTCGTAATGTGACATTTGATGATGCTAATGACTTTACTAACAGAGTAGCAGAAGGTGATAGACATCCTATTGGATTGGAAATAGTCAAGTTTATATTTCACAAGAATATGCTCCATGGTGGATATCTCAAAACTGATAATATATATTTTAGAGTCAGGTATAACTCTTaagtgcatagtgtgtgtgtgtgtacattaacCTATTGTTGTAGTTTAACATTACTTCAAACATATAATATAACATGCAGTTTTTTACAGTACTGGCTAATGCTACATGCAGGGTAAggtgtttgttttttgtaccAGTAGACTTGCAATAGGAACGCTATCAAAGTCAACTTAGCAGCAAACACATGCAGTGCAGTGAGTTATAATGGGACATTAATGATGTGTATTAAGTCAGGAAGAAAAGAAAGAACAAAACTACGTTCTACTTATTCTTAGTGGACACTTTTAATACAACAATCAAATATGTGCTTTATACTTGAACAGTTACAGGAGCAGATTAAGGAGCTGGAAAGAGGAGCCGAGGTGCACTAGTCAAGATGTACTGAGGTGGTCAAGGAAGTTCTCCAGCTATAACTAGTGGTAAATGTACACTCATGAGATGTTTAAATGTCATATTGTGGCCTACACAATATTTTCATGATACATTTTCTAGTAAAAATAATTCACACTGACTGAAAAACAgttttacatgactgctctattagagtatctcaatcttttgcacCACAGTGGTACCTTTTTAGCCATGTTCTTGATGCTTACTGTGTAGTCTTAGTTTAAAGCTAGCCAGCATCATGTTCTTGATGCTTACTGTGCAGTCTTAGTTTAAAGCTAGCCAGTATCATTTAAGGCAGGGGCTAATTAAGCCACACATTTAATGCTTGGAAATAATTTATAGATATGTGTATAAATAGTTGTGCAACAaaattgtgtaagaaattttcatttaAATTTTGCATGCGATAATAATTTAACAATGGAAGGATAAATCACAGTATTACAGTTGGTTGTAAACATTTTGTTGAGTACTAATCAAAACTTAGTATTTTATAAGCAGCATAAGTCAATCCAAAGCCACTCAACTAACTTGTTGAGTCTTCGAACTTGTTGAATTCCACTACATCTGTGCTAGCACGTCTGTTAGAGGTATTCCACTTTCCCCCTATAAAACGTATTTGGAAATCACACCACCAAACTCTAGTATATTTTGCAAATTCCATCTTTCCTTTACTTAAAAATGTTTAGACAAGCCAAATTCTCTTCCATCAGAGCTAAAGACATGCAATGACTACATGGACATCTACCACATGAACATAGAGTAGGTACACAGATAATTAGATACAAAACTTTACTCAAAGTGGTCATAAAAAATAATTCTGAAGTTTATATTTGATATATTGTAGCAGGGCATGGTTTATGGTTTATGGTTTATTATTGGTAGTTGATCTGATTGTGAAGTGTACATGGTTTTTGAATATTGAAAGAGTTGATTTAATTTGATTTTGCAACACATGATATTCAAGTAGTGACGTCAGAGGCACTCAGCACTGAATAAGGATAAAATTTGGACTCCAACTGACAagagtaaaattttaaaaatttgtcaTTTTGTGCACTAATTACAGCTACCATCAATTATACTCTCCTGCTATTTCATAGCATTGAAACCAATGACTGCCAACAGGTAGGATATTAGGGCTGAGGATATTAGGACTGCCAACAGGTAGGATATTAGGACTGAGGATATTAGGACTGCCAACAGGTAGGATACTACTCATACTAGGTCCTAAGGTTTACTTATTTATAGCATAtgtgtgacctgattttggaaaatcagtcacATTTGACACCTCAAATGTGACACTAAGACTGACAcctcaaatgtgactggatttcggTACATCCCCCTTATGGgcgcattgttgattcagagaaaaatgtattttaataatttaaagctttgttactcaccagccttggcagctacacGTTTGGATTTTCCAGCAAAGATGGAGCcattcacaacctttaagagcagctagtggtcaaggtaatccctgtagtgtttcctgccattttagataggttttttcaccagtgttgctggaTCATGAGTCTTCAAAAAGgggtggggagggcaagagatagactataCTAAATGGATGAGAATGGtaattgaaggcaccagacctCAAAACAGCCAGCCAGAGGCAGGAAATAGAGTGAAATATCACAcaacagacatacatcacacattcagctccctgaTCATCTGTACAGAGTGTATGAACCCCCCCAAAGCACTTCCCcgttgttcacagacctgtacagacaTCTGGTGTGGTTATACAGGCCGCCAGAGAACAGTCCA contains these protein-coding regions:
- the LOC136246197 gene encoding TNF receptor-associated factor 5-like, producing MVLSGLEELNKINVTPDVGQVVQMMNKVEEALSLLNTRIIINDEQAINRIQELEINVTSLQSALNKQIEKVTQLNFLQTNLTQDFKLVVALSKNMSSHDHNTWPSKLLLLSMSSYYSVEDKVLPVIVKMSDFTEKIKNKLSGYSKPFFTFDGGHRMCLQVDDDVDGTHISVYLFLMEGPHDDKLKRSGKFPLMGTFTIELLNQLNDGNHYTRSVTFDSSCFSNCTKRVLEGDKVSRRPQFIYDNIVLHHNNYLISDNLYFRISYKEKKHDIGWSKMLNQLSKLSSHGNQAAPVILKMPNFDEKLKNKEEWFSEPFFVSEGEYKMSLIVYAAGYSEGEGTHMSVFLYLMNSPHHEDPYHWSLRGTFTIELYNQ